Proteins encoded within one genomic window of Haloimpatiens massiliensis:
- a CDS encoding spore germination protein, whose protein sequence is MKFKSSVIEKKQEEIKELLGNPAQLVIKDILIGKDEIEGKIFYINGLASKETIDRDILRPLMLGTNINLGDIDKIEYISKKYITASDTKVLSDLVEIGKNLKRGKTAIVVDGFNEIIVADTVGGEYRGISDPENETSIRGSREGFVENIEVNISILKRKIKDKNLKMENFTLGKRSDTDVVIMYIEDITDDKILSSIRERIKAINVDKVSGAGIIEQLIEKHTFSVFPQALVTERPDIIEANLLEGKIAVFISGTPFVMSIPSIFIEFFQAVEDYNQRTIVASFSRLVRFLSVIIIINLPAVYITLIKFNIELIPIDFIKGILQSRKGIALTPFMSIISINLTVEFLREGGLRLPGKVGQILSVVGGIIIGDAAIKAKIVSPTTLLVVGISTVATFLIPNYEMALSIRMISYPMLILGNWLGMYGIVLGNFFIVSYLSSLDSFGVAYFSFRKKDLKDSFIRAPIPEMKERPEVIPLKDRIRLKMKKNT, encoded by the coding sequence ATGAAATTTAAATCTAGTGTAATTGAAAAAAAACAAGAAGAAATCAAAGAACTTTTAGGAAATCCAGCACAACTGGTTATAAAGGATATATTAATTGGGAAGGATGAAATTGAAGGTAAAATATTCTATATAAATGGATTGGCAAGTAAAGAAACAATAGATAGAGATATATTGAGGCCCTTAATGTTGGGTACAAATATAAATTTGGGTGATATAGATAAAATAGAATATATAAGTAAAAAATATATAACAGCATCTGATACTAAAGTGCTTTCAGATTTAGTAGAGATTGGGAAGAATTTAAAAAGAGGAAAAACTGCTATAGTAGTAGATGGTTTCAATGAAATTATAGTTGCAGATACTGTAGGGGGAGAGTACAGAGGCATAAGTGATCCTGAAAATGAAACTAGTATAAGAGGCAGTAGAGAAGGATTTGTAGAAAATATTGAGGTAAATATAAGTATTTTAAAAAGAAAGATAAAAGATAAAAATTTAAAGATGGAGAATTTTACCTTGGGAAAAAGAAGCGATACAGATGTTGTTATAATGTATATTGAAGATATTACAGATGATAAAATCCTAAGCAGTATTAGGGAAAGAATAAAGGCAATAAATGTAGATAAAGTTTCAGGTGCAGGTATAATAGAACAACTTATAGAAAAACATACTTTTTCTGTATTTCCACAGGCACTAGTTACAGAAAGACCAGACATAATTGAGGCAAACTTATTGGAAGGAAAAATAGCAGTTTTTATATCGGGAACTCCTTTTGTAATGAGCATTCCTAGCATTTTTATAGAATTTTTTCAAGCTGTGGAAGATTATAATCAGAGAACAATAGTGGCTAGCTTTTCCAGGCTTGTTAGATTTCTATCTGTAATTATAATAATAAATTTACCAGCGGTATATATAACATTAATAAAATTTAATATAGAATTAATACCCATAGATTTTATAAAGGGCATATTACAGTCAAGAAAGGGCATAGCATTGACACCTTTTATGTCAATCATATCAATAAATTTAACTGTAGAGTTTTTAAGAGAGGGAGGCCTAAGACTTCCAGGTAAAGTAGGCCAAATATTAAGTGTGGTAGGCGGTATTATCATAGGGGATGCAGCTATAAAAGCAAAAATAGTTAGTCCCACGACACTTTTAGTAGTAGGTATAAGTACTGTAGCTACTTTTTTAATACCGAACTATGAAATGGCTTTATCCATAAGAATGATTTCTTATCCAATGCTGATCTTAGGAAATTGGTTAGGAATGTATGGAATAGTTTTAGGAAATTTCTTTATAGTATCTTATTTATCTTCATTGGATAGTTTTGGTGTAGCATACTTCTCATTTAGGAAAAAAGACCTAAAGGACAGCTTTATACGTGCACCTATTCCAGAAATGAAAGAAAGACCGGAAGTTATACCACTAAAAGATAGAATTAGATTAAAGATGAAAAAAAATACGTAA
- a CDS encoding DUF421 domain-containing protein → MKLFIEITIQTLLAFFSILFITRILGRQQVAQLTVFEYINGITFGSIAATLATDTNQKTWQHLIGLFIFGSLTFLLSYICMKNRNASKIIQGEPVIVIENGKILEGNLSKFHYTADDLTHLLRKKDIFDLNTVKYGILETTGEISILKNDDSQMYLQKEVVITGNIIYENLKKRNLDVKWLLDNLSFMGVKDIKDVFFAYLDDNNNLFVDKVEDHFKKENDITE, encoded by the coding sequence ATGAAATTATTTATTGAAATAACTATACAAACCCTTTTAGCCTTTTTTTCCATACTTTTTATAACTAGAATACTGGGAAGACAGCAAGTAGCTCAACTTACTGTGTTTGAATATATAAATGGCATAACCTTTGGCTCTATAGCTGCCACCCTTGCCACTGACACCAATCAAAAAACTTGGCAGCACCTTATAGGACTTTTCATTTTTGGTTCTTTAACTTTTTTACTCTCCTATATATGTATGAAAAATAGAAATGCTTCTAAAATAATTCAAGGAGAACCAGTTATAGTAATAGAAAATGGTAAAATTTTAGAAGGTAATTTATCAAAATTCCACTATACTGCAGATGACTTAACTCATCTTCTTCGAAAAAAAGATATATTTGATTTAAATACTGTTAAATATGGAATTTTAGAAACTACTGGAGAAATAAGTATTCTAAAAAATGATGACTCCCAAATGTATTTGCAAAAAGAAGTTGTAATTACAGGTAATATAATATATGAAAATTTAAAAAAGCGAAATTTAGATGTGAAGTGGCTTTTAGATAATTTGAGCTTTATGGGCGTAAAAGACATAAAAGATGTATTTTTTGCTTATTTAGATGATAATAATAATTTATTTGTAGACAAAGTGGAGGATCACTTTAAAAAAGAAAATGATATAACGGAGTGA